One Oryza brachyantha chromosome 3, ObraRS2, whole genome shotgun sequence DNA segment encodes these proteins:
- the LOC102711330 gene encoding transcription factor bHLH144-like, which yields MGEKVNPWCYWPNPPWTESSANNLHPSDVSHENTNSMAFPTYLNSDGYIYPGVAASMPSFAASVAERPASLSSRFVTTLAPSVGMSTADNLRKRPLVFFHNENNPFTVVPLLRKGVLDAVPELQGSNETNVTDVGAQNTGCMHENTEEIDAFLCSDSDEGFLKVQELNKIWKYPMQNDTMSVESVASAGTSQPAKKRRLSSGADRSVVDTASSARPDHSVDQKHLSHDDDAHSCCIGEVESEHQFSLREGEEAEGDDSPDDRKRRRERIQETVAALRKIVPGGIAKDATAVLDEAICYLKYLKLKVKTLGAVSL from the coding sequence ATGGGGGAGAAGGTTAATCCCTGGTGCTATTGGCCTAATCCTCCATGGACCGAGAGCTCTGCAAACAATCTCCACCCATCTGATGTTAGCCACGAGAACACAAATTCGATGGCATTCCCTACATACCTGAACAGTGATGGCTACATCTATCCTGGAGTTGCTGCATCTATGCCATCTTTTGCGGCATCTGTTGCTGAGAGACCTGCTTCATTGTCTTCTAGATTTGTCACAACCTTGGCACCCAGTGTGGGAATGTCGACAGCCGATAATCTGAGAAAGAGACCTCTGGTTTTCTTTCATAATGAGAACAATCCCTTTACTGTAGTCCCTCTCCTTCGCAAGGGGGTCTTGGATGCAGTTCCAGAGCTCCAAGGTAGCAACGAAACCAATGTAACTGATGTTGGAGCACAGAATACGGGGTGTATGCATGAGAACACTGAAGAGATTGACGCATTTCTGTGTTCCGACTCAGATGAAGGGTTCTTGAAAGTGCAAGAACTCAACAAAATCTGGAAATACCCTATGCAGAATGACACCATGAGTGTGGAGTCGGTAGCAAGTGCTGGTACTTCCCAACCAGCGAAGAAGAGAAGACTCAGCTCTGGTGCCGACAGGTCTGTTGTTGACACAGCCAGTTCAGCAAGGCCTGACCATTCTGTTGACCAGAAACATCTCAGCCATGACGATGACGCACATTCCTGTTGTATCGGTGAAGTGGAAAGCGAGCACCAGTTTTCTCtgagagaaggagaagaagcagAAGGTGATGACAGTCCTGATGATCGGAAgcggagaagagagaggatcCAAGAGACTGTTGCTGCACTCAGAAAGATTGTTCCTGGAGGCATTGCCAAAGATGCCACGGCTGTTCTTGATGAAGCGATATGCTATCTGAAGTATCTAAAACTCAAGGTCAAGACACTCGGAGCTGTTTCCCTCTAG